The window GTTCGAACGAGACGAACGCTCACCGTGTTCCGGCTCTCGGCCAGCGCATTTCGGAGGGAGAGCCGTCCCTGGAAGTTCTTGGCGTAGTTCTGCGGCTTCCAGAGTGAATCGCCGCCCCCCTTCATGACGATCGGCGCATCGAGCACCGAATCCGCCGGGCTGAACCCAACGTCCACGGCCGCCGCATAGACAACCGGCTTGAAAGCACTCCCCGGCTGCCGCAAGGCCTGGACGGCGCGGTTGAATTTGCTCTTGCGGAAGTCCGAGCCTCCCACCATTGCCCGGATGGCACCCGTCTTTGGGTCGAGCGCCAGAAGGGCGGCCTCGGGAGGCTGCCAATCCGGCTGCAGATGGGCCTCGGGCCAGCGCCGCTTGACCAGCCGGGCGATTCCCTTCTTGACGGCGGCCTCGGCCACCGACTGATATTCGGAGTTGAGCGTCGTGTAGACGCGCAGGCCGCCGTGGTACAAAAGCTGAGAGCCGTACTTCTCTTCCAGGCGACGGCGGATGTACTCCAGAAAATGCGACACTGCCGTCTTCTCCTCCGGAGACTTCAGGGCGAGCGGCGCGTTCGACAGCGCGTCCGCCTCCTCCTTAGGAATAAACCCGGCCACGGCCATCCGCCGGAGAACGTGGGCCCTTCGCTCCAGCGAGGGGCCGGGGTCCACAAAGGGGCGGAAGCGCCCCGGCGCCTGGACCATTCCCGCCAGAAGCGCCGCCTCTGCCGTGTCCAGCTCCGCGGCGCTCTTGTTGAAATAGATGCGCGCCGCCGCCGCGACGCCGTAGGCGCCCCTTCCGAAATACACCAGATTGAGATAGCGCTCGAGAATCTGGTCCTTGGAGAGGGTGGCTTCGAGCTTTATGGCCGTAATGGCTTCCACGATCTTCCGCTTCCAGCTTCTCTCCCGGGTCAGAATCAAGAAGCGCACCAGCTGCTGCGTGACGGTGGACGCCCCCTGGCTGATGGTCCTCGACACCATGTTGTGGAACGCCGCCCGGACGATGCCCACCGGGTCGATCCCCCAGTGCTGATAAAACCGCTCATCCTCGACGGCGATGATCGCCTGACGCATTTTCGGGGAAATCGCCGAAAGCGAAACCAGCCGCCTCTTTTCGGCAGCGAAAGTCCCGATGAGGCGATCCTGCGAGTCGTAGACGTACGTCGAGAGGCTCGGCCGATGGGTCAGCACGGCATCCGCCGAGGGAATGCTGTCGTAGATCCAGAAGTAAATGGCACCGGAGAAAAGAACAGGGAGAACCGCCAGAACGAGAAAAGCGGACCATGCGATCCGCTCTTTCCGCGTCCGGGGCCGGCGTGAGTCTCCTACAAAAAACGCGTAGGACGACGCCCGGCTTCTCATTCTTTTGAATTTGCGCATCGGCCCGTTAAAAACTCCCGGATCCTAGCTGCGCTCGATGCGCCGCTCCGCTTCCTGCAGGATGGCGCGGAGTTCATGGATGCGCGAGTTGGCGCGATCGAGCACATCTTTTTCCTTGGTAAGTGACTCGAATTTGGCCCGCACGTCCTCAACGAGAAGACCCAGATCCCTCACGCGGCCCTCCACATCGGCCACGTTCCGCATCTGGCCAGCCACCTGCTGGGCGCGATCCTCGACACGCTGAAAGATCTCGCGGAGCTCATCGATCTGCAGCTCGACATCCTTCAAGGTCTGCCGGTCGCTCACCAGATCGCGGATGTGCGTATGGATTTCCTTCACGGAAAGCTTGAGTGCGGAGAGTTCCTCGTGGGCCGTCGCGACTTCGGCCTTGTTCTGGATCAGCTCCTTGATGCTCGCCTCGAGGCCCTCCGCCTGATGCTCGATAACGCGGAGACGCTTCTCGGTCCCGGCGATTCGCTCCTCTTCCTGATCGAGCTGTTCATACCTCGCCTGGACCTCTGCCGCCCGGGAGCGGACCTTCTCTACTTCCACGTCCATCTCCCGAACCGTCTGGTTCATGTTCTGGAGCCGTCCCTCGTTGACCTGCATCTCGCGCCCCGCCTCATCGAGGCGGCCGATGAAGCCCTTCACCTCCTCCATCGTCCGGTGCGCCTCGCGGACGCTCGCCAGATGGGCCTCGCCCTGCTCGAAAGACTCCTGGAACTGGGCAAGCGACTGCTGCATGCGCTTCTCCTGCGCCTCGATGCCCACGCGCTCCTTGGTCACATCCAGAATCCGCTCTTCGATCTGATCCACCAGATTGTGCAGCTGCTCCAGGCGGGCCTCCACGCGATCCACGTACTCGCCCCGGCGCTGGAGTTTCTCGATCTTCAGGTCCGATTCCTCGATAAAATACTGGAGCGCCTCGAGGCGTTTTTCCATACGCTCCACCTCACCGCGCCGCTCGAGCTGCCGCTCGATCTTGTCATCCAGTTGAACGACATTGGACGTAAGCGCCCGGATACGTTCCTCGACATGATCGACGAGCCCTTTCGTCTTCTCGATCTCCACAAGCTTCTGATCGATGCCATCGGCATGTTTTGCGATCAGATTGGCCTTCACCTCGGCCTGTTCGGCCACCTTCAGACTCTCGGGGATCCGCTCCAGGCGCTCTTCCAACTCCCGGGAGCTGACCTGATAGTCTTGGATCATGCGACGCAGCGTCGTGGATTCATCGAGCTCGCGCTTGAGGCGCTCCGCCCGCCGCTCCACCTCGTTCGCCAGATAATCGCGAAGAGACTGCACGCTCTCCCAGACCTCGGCCACCTCGGCCTTCTCGCCGCGGACCCGTTCCACCTCGCGCTCGAGCTTCTCGCGCTGGGATTCCAGTGCGGAGATCCGCTCGCTCGTCTGGACGAGAACCACGTTCTTGGCCAAAATGTCCTGGACCTGGATGCGCATGCTCTCGAGCGCCGGCCTGGTCGTCTCCAGATCGGAGCGCAATCCCTCCACATGGGAGACGCGCTCCATGATCACGTTCAGCGATTGCTCCATCTCATTCAGTGAACGCCGGAAATTCTGGCTCCGCTTCGAGAAGTTCTCGAAAACGACCTTCTCCTTGTCCACCTCCTGAAGTTTTTAGTCGAAATCCCGCGACAACTGGTTCAGCAGGCCGATTTTCGAGTTGGCCTCATCCAGCAGATCGCGCAGCTTGAAGGATTCCTCGATCTTGACCCGGACACTCCCGTAGATATTCTCCAGCTTGGCCACGCTCTTTTCGGTGCGCTTCACGAGCCGGTTTTCTTCCTGGAGATTTTTGATCTTCGCTTCCATCTCCCAGAGAAGAACATTCAGCTTTCCGGCCTCTTCGTTGGATTTCTCCACCAGCTCGCGCTGCTGATCGAGGCTGCGGGTCTTTGCCATGACATGCTCGGCCAGCACATTCAGATTATCGACATCCAGCCGCGACTTCCGGAAAATTGCTTCCAGATTCCGGATTGTGCCCTCCGACTGGGACAGCTTGTCGAATATTCCCTTGACCGCTTCACCCTGCCTTTCGGTCTGCGAAAATCGACCCTCAAGGCCGGCCAGCCGCGACTCGACAGATTCGAGTTCCGTCCGGCGGTTCGCCAGTTCGTCGAATTTGTGGGTCAGGAAGTCGACCATTTTTTCGAGGCGTTGGCGCTCCTCGGAGGAGGCCGAGATGAGTTGCCGCAGACGCTGTTCTTCCCCGGTGCCTTGATCAGTCGTTACGGGAGGAATCTCGTTCATGGTGGAATTCCTCATGCCCGGAGCGGGCAATTCCCTCTTGGAGAGGTAATGCGGGCGGATCCATGCGCTCTAGATTTACGTGACAATCATCCCCTAAAAGACTAGCGAAAGGAGGTATCGAAGTCAACGCACGATATTTCGGGGCCTCTTTTTATTTCCTCTTGTTTTTCAGCCATTTGACCTGCTGCCCCAGACGATTCCCGCCAGCATGAGCGCCCCCGAGGCGGCGCGTACCGCCGTCAGGGGCTCTGCCAGCACCCACCAGGCCAAAACAGAGGCCACCAGAGGCTCGCCCACGATGATGAGGGCCACCTTCCCCGAGGAGAGGTAGCGCAGCGCAAAATTGACCGACGTATGGCCGAGCAGGGTCGGCCCCAGCGCCATGGCCAGCAGAAGCAGCCACGTTTCGGCCGAAAATCCGCGCAAGGGCTGCCCCGCCATCCAGCCGCCGCCCGCCAGCAGCAAACCGCTCAGCCCATAGCAGACGGTGATGTAGGGACCCAGCGCGATCCGTCCCCTGAGTCTTCTTCCGCAAAGCAGATAGACCGACGCCATGGCGGCTCCGGCCAGCGCGAGAAGATTCCCGTAGCCGCTCCCCGCCCAGGCATACGCGTCCGTCCCGATCAGGATGACGCCTCCCAGGAAGGTGCAGAAAACCCCCGCCCACAGCGCGGGCGCCTCCCGCTCCCCGAGAAGGAAAAAACCGCCGAGCCCGGCGAATATCGGATTCATCGTCACCAGGATGACCGAACTCGCCACAGAGGTGTGGCGCAGAGATTCGATCCAGAAGCTGAAGTGAAATGCGAGCGCAAAGGCGGAGGCGAGCCAAAGCGCTCTTTCGCGGCGGGACAGGCCCCGCCAGGCCGGCCCTATCCCCCTCGCGGTGAAACCGAGAAGCAGCCCGGCCCCGCCCAGCATCCGGTAGGCGGCGATCGCCATCGGCGGGGCCTCTCCGGCCAGCCGGATCAGAATGGCCGACCCGCCCAGCACAACGACGCCGATCAGCAGGATGCCGTAAAGGCGAAACGGCGAAAT of the bacterium genome contains:
- a CDS encoding PBP1A family penicillin-binding protein, coding for MRKFKRMRSRASSYAFFVGDSRRPRTRKERIAWSAFLVLAVLPVLFSGAIYFWIYDSIPSADAVLTHRPSLSTYVYDSQDRLIGTFAAEKRRLVSLSAISPKMRQAIIAVEDERFYQHWGIDPVGIVRAAFHNMVSRTISQGASTVTQQLVRFLILTRERSWKRKIVEAITAIKLEATLSKDQILERYLNLVYFGRGAYGVAAAARIYFNKSAAELDTAEAALLAGMVQAPGRFRPFVDPGPSLERRAHVLRRMAVAGFIPKEEADALSNAPLALKSPEEKTAVSHFLEYIRRRLEEKYGSQLLYHGGLRVYTTLNSEYQSVAEAAVKKGIARLVKRRWPEAHLQPDWQPPEAALLALDPKTGAIRAMVGGSDFRKSKFNRAVQALRQPGSAFKPVVYAAAVDVGFSPADSVLDAPIVMKGGGDSLWKPQNYAKNFQGRLSLRNALAESRNTVSVRLVRTVGIQRLVEFARLLGIKSPISPTLSSALGSSVVTLPELTAAYGVFASGGYYNTPYAFRRVEDSEGKVYFQAEVRPTQVIRPEVAYVITHMLKGVVERGTARRVSVLGRPIAGKTGTTNSFRDNWFIGYSPRLVVSVWMGFDQPQSLGPGETGGRNAVPVFVDFFREAMNGLPVEDFIPPPGVEFVRVDRATGLLATLKSRSTDFEVFLRGTAPTRFADSLSSPQDSLFRSEGFRSLRPGSGPAARR
- a CDS encoding DMT family transporter produces the protein MTQISPFRLYGILLIGVVVLGGSAILIRLAGEAPPMAIAAYRMLGGAGLLLGFTARGIGPAWRGLSRRERALWLASAFALAFHFSFWIESLRHTSVASSVILVTMNPIFAGLGGFFLLGEREAPALWAGVFCTFLGGVILIGTDAYAWAGSGYGNLLALAGAAMASVYLLCGRRLRGRIALGPYITVCYGLSGLLLAGGGWMAGQPLRGFSAETWLLLLAMALGPTLLGHTSVNFALRYLSSGKVALIIVGEPLVASVLAWWVLAEPLTAVRAASGALMLAGIVWGSRSNG